The following are from one region of the Bacteroidales bacterium genome:
- a CDS encoding aminopeptidase P family protein: MFQAQVYANRRKEVKSKVDSGIILILGNQEASFNYPANTYHFRQDSNFLYFFGLDLYNLVGLMDIDNNKDYIFGNDVDIDDIIWMGPQPSISDQAKEVGVENTGNLNALATFISDAQKQGRKIHIQPTYRGEHVIQLADLLNVSHGEVKNFVSEDLIKAIVAIREIKDEYEIAEIEKAVAIAYDMHTTSMRMAYPGRVEREIAGTIEGISLAQGGPVSFPIILSVHGETLHNHEHGNILEVGRMMVTDAGAETTMHYASDITRTVPVGGKFNERQRGIYQAVLDANMKAIEAIKPGVEYRDIHFLAASVLVNGLKKVGLMKGDTAAAVKAEAHTLFMPHGLGHQMGLDVHDMEGLGEDYVGYDENTKRATSFGTAYLRMAKALKPGIVLTVEPGCYFIPALIDQWKAENKHSEFINYDLLETYRDFGGIRIEDDILVTESGQRVLGKPIPKTIEEIEATMANKL, encoded by the coding sequence CCGAAAAGAGGTGAAAAGTAAAGTAGATTCAGGGATTATACTAATTCTTGGTAATCAGGAAGCTTCGTTTAATTATCCGGCAAATACTTACCATTTTCGTCAGGATAGTAACTTTTTGTATTTTTTTGGCCTCGACCTTTACAACTTAGTTGGGTTAATGGATATCGATAATAACAAAGATTATATTTTTGGAAACGATGTTGATATTGATGACATCATTTGGATGGGTCCTCAACCAAGTATTTCGGATCAGGCAAAAGAAGTTGGAGTTGAAAATACCGGCAACTTAAACGCCTTAGCTACTTTTATTTCCGATGCTCAAAAGCAAGGAAGAAAAATTCATATTCAACCTACTTATCGTGGCGAACATGTAATTCAATTAGCTGATTTGCTGAATGTTTCACACGGAGAGGTAAAGAATTTCGTTTCAGAAGATTTAATTAAAGCTATAGTAGCAATTCGTGAAATTAAAGATGAATATGAGATTGCTGAGATAGAAAAGGCTGTTGCTATTGCCTACGATATGCATACAACTTCTATGCGTATGGCTTACCCCGGTCGTGTAGAGCGTGAAATTGCAGGAACTATCGAAGGTATTAGTTTAGCACAAGGTGGTCCCGTTTCATTTCCTATTATTCTGAGTGTTCATGGCGAGACTTTACATAATCACGAACATGGAAATATTTTGGAAGTAGGTAGAATGATGGTTACCGATGCCGGAGCAGAAACTACTATGCATTATGCAAGTGATATTACTCGTACTGTTCCCGTTGGCGGTAAGTTTAATGAGCGACAAAGAGGTATTTATCAGGCTGTTTTAGATGCTAATATGAAAGCTATTGAAGCTATTAAGCCGGGCGTTGAATATCGTGATATACATTTCTTGGCTGCTAGTGTTTTGGTTAACGGACTGAAAAAAGTCGGCTTGATGAAAGGTGATACTGCTGCTGCTGTTAAAGCCGAAGCTCATACTTTGTTTATGCCTCACGGACTGGGTCATCAAATGGGATTAGATGTTCACGATATGGAAGGTCTTGGTGAAGATTACGTTGGATACGATGAGAATACAAAACGAGCTACATCTTTTGGGACTGCTTATTTAAGAATGGCTAAAGCATTAAAACCCGGAATAGTACTCACTGTTGAACCGGGATGTTATTTTATTCCGGCTTTAATAGATCAGTGGAAAGCTGAGAATAAGCATTCGGAATTTATAAATTATGATTTGCTGGAAACATATAGAGATTTTGGCGGAATTAGGATTGAGGACGATATTCTGGTAACGGAAAGCGGGCAGCGAGTTCTCGGAAAACCAATACCAAAAACAATAGAAGAAATCGAGGCCACAATGGCAAACAAACTTTAA